The stretch of DNA GGTTTATTTGATAGAAATGAAGGTGATTTGGTTGCTGCTAACGGTGGTGATTGGTTTGATTTTGAAGACAATTATGAGTTTTTTTCCTActgtttttgtgtgtttttttggtgtgtAATTTTCCGGATCTGATATATTTTCTTTCAGGATGGGGTTGTGAGTGATGATGATGGAAGTCGTGGATTGGATGCTATGTATAAAGAAATGGAGAAGGATAAAATTATTGATTTGGGTGACAGTGATGGGGTTTCCAGCAGTGAACAAGCTAATGTTCCCCTAAAGCGTTGTCTCATTAATGAGTTTGATCGGGTTGGAGGAACTTCAAAGAAGGCTAATGAAATTGTTGTGAAGCTGGAAAAGATATAGTTTGTGTTAGGTTTTTGTGGTGATTGGGTTTGAGAAAACTATCTAGGTTTGTAATGGGTTTTTTTTTGAAGGCTATGGTTTGAAGACTGCAATATTAAACCTATGCAGTCTTCAAACTTGGGTTGTGCCTATGGTATGTTTCTAATGGCCTTTTCTGTTTTGATTTTGAAGGCAATGGTTTACAGATTTCACTATTTGCTGGGCAGTCTTCAAAATTGCCTTTGTGTCTATGTTGTTTTTAACTTTAAGCTTTTGAAACTGCATTGGTATGCAGTGTGTAGTCTTTTATGTTTTAAAGCTGCACTATTGGTTTGCTAAGATATGAAGTAACTTCTATATGTTTATGTGTTCATTTTCCTATGTAAATACACAGAATTAAGTCTAAGATACATATACCACAACTAAATGGTAAATTAATTTACTAACAAATATCAACTAAAACATCTATTAATGCACATAGTTCAGATTTCATTTATATGtccataaatatttaaaactgagaaaaaaaaagtttgacaCTTAGCTTAACCTAAGATACatataggacaaaaaatggaacaCTAATTCACTAAGAAATATCAAGTAAAACATGTATTAGTGCACATCATTCATATTTCATGTAgatatgcatataaatattgaaaactGGGAAAATATTATAGAAGTTTGATACTTAGCTTTTTAAGATTATTCTATTTCCTTGCAATATTTTCCTCACAATTTTGTATTGTTGAGTACCTCTTTTTGATGAAATAGAATAACTGAAAATGATAAAcaaatagaattaatattattaaaactaaaaaaataacttGCATAGGAAACAAATCACAAATTATGAAATTACAAGTTAGGAGTATAGATTATACCTTTGTTAAATAAAGTCATCTTTTAGACTTAGGTAATTTTTGCCCCTTCTATATGAAATTGTGTCCTGCGAAAGAGAATATTTGTATTAGAAACATTGTGAagttgtaaatattattttgcaATCATCATTGTGAAAAATTAAGAGATGTCATCAAATCATAAGGTATGTACTTGCCCTCTATATATTACTTTGATGATTAAAAATACCTAATAGAGGGGTTCTCTGAAGGAACGGAaaagaacaattttttttttgttcttgtgcTAAAGTTGAACTGAGGGTATTTGAGActaatatcttaagttataccctctatatatgtgtatgtgtctgTGCACTTAAGGCTAAGAGTAATAGAAAAGAGTTTtcatatgtatgtgtgtgtgtgtgtgtgtgtgtgtgtgtgtgtgtgtgtgtgtgtgtttgtgcgCGTGTGCATGTgcgtgtgcgcgcgcgcgcactTAAGGATAAGATGTTTTATAAGCATCTtagatattaaatattattctgaatataaatatgaaacaaATGCAGTAAAATATGCCTATTGATGACAAAATGGAACAATTTCAAAGTTCTTAGTCTCATACAAACTCTATGATGATCTTCCATGCATGTTGATCCAAAGTCTATTATTTTCACTTCAGCAAGCTTTACTCTGTCAATATCATGTTTTAACACTATAATAACATAAGTTAAAGAaactaaaaataacatatttcttttttcccttcacaactttgaaattttattttcttttttttgtgtgatttcatttttacttaaaattGGTCAATTTAACTTACATAAATAGTCATATTTaaactctcaaaattttttggTGAATGCAGGCATATGCAATgctaaaatgtaattaaattttagAATCTAAGATTTGAGTGTCTTGATTAgtttttacatattttatatatatttatgtgcgtgtatgtgtatatatatatatatatatatatatatatatatatatgtgtgtgtgtgtgtgtgtgtgtgtgtgtgtacatatatatatgtgtgtacacacatacacacaatatgtacatacacatatatatgtacacacacacacacacacacacacacacacacacacatagagtcatgatcaggtgcggctgtgctctcccgtgcgatcgtgcggttcacaccactcaatgttacgaaatacaccactcaatgttaagaaacacaccacacaaatatgcactgtggtgtgtttcttaacattgtggtgtgtttcttaacattgagtggtgtgtgaccgcacggccgcacgggagagcacgaccgcacctgaaattatttatatttatacatatccatatatacatatatatatgtatatacatacatatgtatgtatatacatatatgtacatatatatatatatatgtatatacatacatatatatatatatacatacatatacatatatgtacatacatatacatatatgtacatatatatatacatacatatatatgtatatacatatatatgtacatacatatatatatatatacatacatatatatatatatatatgtatgtatatatatatgtacatatatgtatatacatacatatgtatatatgtatatacatatgtatatatgtatatatatgtatatatgtatatagccatacaatattataattctaCGGTTCAGATTTGGTAGCACATTAAAGAACACAGTTATTTTCAATGttgttaattttttgttttttgacaaGAACCAAAAACTCATATATTAATTTCGCAAATAGTCAATACAAGCTACATGAGAAATAAAATATGGAATATAATCAAAATACTCGACGACTCCATCATCCTGAATATGTAAAGAATATTTCGCGAGATGATGAGCCGACATGTTCGCTTCACGCTTAACAAATTGTAGTCGCATCCCCTCGGTTTGAGCCATTAAATCACGAATATCTTGGATTAAATAACCAAACGGGGTCAGGATTTGCTTTGCACACACAGCCTTCGTCACGACCTGAGCATCCGTTTCAACCACCACCCGCTCCCACCCCTTAGTCTTAATCCAGCTCAAAACCTCTCTCACTCCCAAAGCTTCTGCCTCCCTCACCTTGAAAATGCCCTCCACCACCTTCAAACCCACCCCTAATACCACACCCTCCTCATTTCTCACAATCCACCCAAGACCCATACGCATACATGCAGAATTCATAGCAATATCCACATTCACCTTTAAATAGTTTGTTGGTGGAGGTTTCCACTGGACAACCCCCTCAATAACAGTTTGATATGGACTGATACGCTGTGCAGCCTTCCAGTTTGTCAGATAATTCAAAGCACCTGCTACCATATGTTGAGGAGTCATGCATTGCTCATTAAAGATCATTTGGTTACGAGTCTCCCATAATGCCCAACACACCATGACAACCCTCTCCAAAACTGCCGTTGACAGTACTCCCCACATCTCACCTAGCCAATCATCAATCTTCTCCACAAATTCTCGACTCCATCCCGGATCAAGCTCCTGCCAGCTAGCGTGAGCAAACTCGCAATTGGCAAACAAATGAACCAATGTTTCTTTGTCCTTCCCACATAACGGGCAAAAGAGATCACACATCACCTGCTTAACAGCCAAAATATCCTTAGTCGGTAATCGCGATGTACACAAGGCCCAGAAAAAACACTTAATTTTTTGAGGGATATCCAAATTTCAAACCCCACCCCATCCCTTCCGCTCACCCTCGTCCCAATGAGTAGTAATTAACTGATACGCACTCCTCACTGAATATCTCCCATCCATCTCCCCTTCCCAAAACCAAGAATCAACTCTACGATTAAAAGAAGTGGGTAAACTTAATACTAACTTGGCATCTCTCTCCATAAATATATCATGAACCAAACCCTCATCCCAAGCAGTAGACTCCgggtgaaaaagaaaacaaaccaTGGGATTATTTAAATATGCAGGCTCCGGCGTAACTATGTAAGGATTTTTTGAGTCCGGTAACCAAGGATCCCCCCAAACTCTCATCGTTGTTCCATCCCCCACTCTCCTCCGCACCCCTTCCCGAACCAACCCTTGAGATTCCCTAATGCTTGTCCATACAAACGATGGATTCGACCCCGGGCCAGcttccaaaaaaaaactatgaggaAAATAGCGAGCTTTGAAAACTTGAGTAACAAGAGCATTTGGATTAGTCAAAAAAGACCACCCTTGCTTCCCTAACATGGCTAAATTCATGTCTCTCACTCGTCTAAAACCCATTCCCCCAAACTGTTTCGGCCGACAAAGAGCCCCCCAAGTACTCCATCGAATCCCCTTTCCTCCCTTAGTTTCACACCCCCACCAAAAAGAGTTCATAAGGCGCTCGATATCCTCACACAAACCCTTGGGTAACAAGAACACATTCATTGCATAGTTTGGAATACTTTGTAAAACAGTTTTAAGAAGGACCTCACGGCCAGCTCTCGATAAGAACCGATTCCCCCAATGCATGATTCTTGCTCTCACCTTATCTTTCACAAACCCCAAAACCTCTTTCTTTCGCCGACCAATCAAACCTGGCAACCCTAAATATTTGCCCCTACCCTGATGCTCATGAACTCCCAACACCTCACACACTGCTTCCTTATCTTCCCGCATTACATTATTCCCGAAAACTGTTATAGTCTTATCAAAGTTTACAACTTGACCACTCGCTTCCCCATACTCCCGGAAAATTTCCTTAATAAGACCCGCCTCAAGATTATTTGCCTTAAAAAAGAACAAACAGTCATCGGCAAAAAATAAATGGGAAATTACCGGAGCAGTACGCGCTACCTGGACCCCATGTAATGCCCCCACCTCCTCCTGAACCCTCAACATCGAACTTAAACATTCAGCAACTATAATGAATAAACACGGAGATATGGGATCTCCCTGCCTTAAGCCCCTAGAGGGAATCACCGGCCCACGCTCACGACCATTCACAAGGACCGAATACTCAACAGTTGACACACATTCCCTCATCAGTTGCACCCATCGCTCATCAAATCCCAACTTCTCTAAAACCGCCCCCAGGAAGCCCCACTCCACCCTATCATACGCCTTACTCATATCCACCTTCAAAGCCCCAAAACCCCCTCCCCTACCCCGATGACGGTTCAAAGAGTGTGTTGTCTcataagcaatcaagatattaTCAATAATAGAGCGGCCAGGAATAAACGCACTCTGAGCACAAGAAATTATAGAGTCCAAAACTCCTCTAAACCTATTTGCCAACACTTTCCCGAGAATACGATACAAGACATTACAGAGGGAAATAGGTCGAAAATCAGACATTAACTcggggtgttttttttttcgggaTTAACACAATATGGGTAAAATTTATATGCTAAGGTAAATGTCCAGAAGACAGAACAGATTGACAGAAGTGAACTACCTCATCGCCAACAGTATGCCAATGTTGCTGAAAAATCCCGGGGACAAGCCATCAGGACTCGGGGACTTGTCAGGGTGCATCGCAAACAACGCCTCCTGGACCTCCGCTCCAGTAACCATACGCAGCAAGGATGCATTTTGAACCTCAGATACTCGCTTGTCAATA from Ipomoea triloba cultivar NCNSP0323 chromosome 7, ASM357664v1 encodes:
- the LOC116024077 gene encoding uncharacterized protein LOC116024077, with product MCDLFCPLCGKDKETLVHLFANCEFAHASWQELDPGWSREFVEKIDDWLGEMWGVLSTAVLERVVMVCWALWETRNQMIFNEQCMTPQHMVAGALNYLTNWKAAQRISPYQTVIEGVVQWKPPPTNYLKVNVDIAMNSACMRMGLGWIVRNEEGVVLGVGLKVVEGIFKVREAEALGVREVLSWIKTKGWERVVVETDAQVVTKAVCAKQILTPFGYLIQDIRDLMAQTEGMRLQFVKREANMSAHHLAKYSLHIQDDGVVEYFDYIPYFISHVACIDYLRN